A window from Malassezia japonica chromosome 1, complete sequence encodes these proteins:
- a CDS encoding uncharacterized protein (SECRETED:SignalP(1-27)): protein MPYSLVPSLLGATAAGVLLYAVHEAMQDQTQFMVSTMQAKADALDRAHEFDKKSGERLVPLQPSAYRPAQPSFWEEVQSRWNHHVVGAVNAVREADPMSVFGKTETRVERAADGTASAMIDALHSLAPHAPDAQPKIGILNRTYGDANTHYLGQGASLR, encoded by the exons ATGCCCTACTCGTTGGTCCCCTCCCTGCTTGGCGCCACGGCTGCCGGTGTGCTGCTGTATGCAGTGCATGAGGCAATGCAGGACCAGACGCAGTTCATGGTGTCGACCATgcaggccaaggcggaCGCCTTGGACCGCGCGCATGAATTTGACAAGAagagcggcgagcgtctcgtGCCGCTGCAGCCTTCTGCGTACCGCCCTGCGCAGCCCTCGTTCTGGGAGGAAGTGCAGTCGCGGTGGAAC CACCACGTTGTCGGCGCGGTGAACGCtgtgcgcgaggccgacccCATGTCGGTCTTTGGCAAGACGGAaacgcgcgtcgagcgcgcggcggacggcacggcgtcggccatgatcgatgcgctgcactcgcttgcgccgcatgcgccCGACGCACAGCCCAAGATTGGCATCCTGAACCGGACGTACGGCGATGCCAACACGCACTACCTCGGCcagggcgcgtcgctccgTTAA
- a CDS encoding uncharacterized protein (COG:K; BUSCO:EOG09260HMA; EggNog:ENOG503NUDT), which produces MDADEKMSDIVSAEHSGDVTPETDVAEERAVRRAAQNEDLNSSRVEMNKQKTVDSLKRFSYLLGQTELFQHFIDIKKDRDPEFARLVDESAKRRSGKGGNKRSGGASDQRRRKTEREEDEELLKDEEGDEDTFAFHESPPYVKGGTMKEYQIQGLNWLISLYHNGINGILADEMGLGKTLQTISFLGYLKHYRDTPGFHLVVVPKSTLDNWVREFEKWVPGFRIITLRGSKEERQEVIQERLLPQDFDVLVTTYEMCLREKSALKRLSWEYIVIDEAHRIKNADSMLSQIVRAFSSRSRLLITGTPLQNNLMELWSLLNFLLPDVFSSADDFQSWFQGKGEDGEAQDSVVQQLHKVLRPFLLRRVKSDVEHSLLPKKEINVFVGLTDMQRKWYKSLLEKDIDAVNGATSKKEGKTRLLNIVMQLRKCCNHPYLFDGAEPGPPFTTDEHLVDNAGKMIILDKLLRKMKERGSRVLIFSQMSRMLDILEDYCLFREYKYCRIDGSSMHEDRIAAIDEYNKPDSEKFVFLLTTRAGGLGINLTSADVVVLFDSDWNPQADLQAMDRAHRIGQTKQVYVFRFVTENAIEERILERAAQKLRLDQLVIQQGRTQHQSKGANQKDDLVDMIQHGAERIINSKESMEIKDDIDEIISRGEERTAELQRKYQQFTNLDELTNFKSEAGGAYEWEGEQFGNKRKQGTGIWIEPSKRERKQNYSIDSYYRDAMRTTTKPAAPKAPRAPKQVTTSEWQFYPPRLVELQERETAAYQRSIGYQAPKPEVKDGDEAAAEAQRAAEQKQIDEAEPLTEAEQEEKEQLATQGFSDWNRRDYQQFVKGCEKHGRNAFSAIAEEIGLGEKTEADVRQYAKVFWEHVHELSDGDRIVQRVEEGETKRQKLQHNELLLKRKIDSYSQPLQQIKLTYNQAKGKAYSEEEDRFLLVRLADYGLSGDDVYERIRADILYYPEFRFNWFIKSRTPQEIARRCNTLLLLVIKEEEELEASRAAANAAKSKTKKRSASEMSTGSRTASPRPGNAHQSTRHAAEQALESAVRDNYAQYMVALATELASDTAEAYIRSASGLALKNALVAREAKRAQDFAERWTALPANVRDDVKSKVLMTLSSAEPRAGTVAAQVVAAVAAIELPLGMWNDLIAQLLAAVGDASNPRLRQAALQAIGFTCEVVNPAVLSAQSNEILTAVIQGARKEETVPEVQYAALQALLNSLEFVRSNFEREGERNYIMQVVCEATQSAHVPVKVAAFENLVRIMQLYYEKMRFYMEQALFGLTVLGMRDPEPKVALQAVEFWSTVCDEEIELQLEAAEALEFNEEPAHVSYHFASVALPEIAPVLMELLTQQEEDGDEDEWDTAKAAGTCLGLLAQVVGDAIVSLTVPFIETNIKSPEWNRREAALMCFGSIMDGPESKLLETLVTQALATVIETLRDPSTAVKDTAAWTLGRICEFVYDAITPEVQLGPLVHALLASLQDQPRIVTHCCWALMNLAEHKGILARLDESDPPTTSMSPYFETIAAQLIQATERGNNESNSRTSAYEALASLVANSATDCLQQVSNVLVHVVERQEQLNSMVAQLVGLDDRNNWAELQSNLCSVIIACVRRLQNGIVPIGDRLMTGLLTLIQNSAKQPTVLEDAFVAVGTVIVALEGEFEKYLDAFLPFLVEGLRNHEEHQLCTISVGLVGDLCRSLGEAAGKCSQTLVFALFEDLQSPVLNRNVKPHILSCFGDIALAIGAQFEPYLPTAMAVLQQASMVQNPADITDYEMSEYVNDLREGIAEAYVGIVSGMRAGGKAEILLPYMEYTIAFVGLVASESTDRSEALLRATIGLLGDIATAFPSGPVMAQLQQQWVQEYIKVGRSRTNGSETRKTANWARDTIKKSLGSNLGTPVL; this is translated from the exons ATGGACGCGGACGAGAAGATGTCGGATATTGTGTCTGCGGAGCACAGTGGCGATGTGACACCCGAGACAGATGTCGCGGAAGAACGCGCTGTGCGCCGGGCTGCTCAGAACGAGGATCTGAACTCGAGCCGCGTCGAGATGAACAAGCAAAAGACGGTCGACAGTCTGAAGCGGTTCAGCTACCTGCTCGGCCAGACCGAGCTGTTCCAGCACTTTATTGATATCAAGAAGGACCGTGACCCGGAGTTTGCGCGTCTTGTCGACGAGTCCGcaaagcggcgcagcggcaagggcggcaacaagcgcagcggcggtgCGAGCGatcagcgccgccgcaagaCGGAGCGtgaggaggacgaggagctgctcaaggacgaggagggTGACGAGGACACCTTTGCCTTCCACGAGTCCCCTCCGTACGTCAAGGGCGGCACGATGAAAGAGTACCAGATCCAGGGCCTGAACTGGCTCATCTCGCTCTACCACAACGGTATCAATGGTATTCTGGCCGACGAGATGGGTCTCGGCAAGACGCTGCAGACGATCTCGTTCCTCGGCTACCTGAAGCACTACCGCGACACGCCCGGCTtccacctcgtcgtcgtgccCAAGTCGACGCTCGACAACTGGGTGCGTGAGTTTGAAAAGTGGGTGCCGGGCTTCCGCATCATCACCCTGCGCGGCAGcaaggaggagcgccaggAAGTGAtccaggagcgcctgctcccCCAAGACTTTGACGTGCTGGTGACGACCTACGAAATGTGCCTGCGCGAAAAGTCGGCGCTCAAGCGCCTCTCGTGGGAGTACATTGTGAttgacgaggcgcaccgcaTCAAGAATGCCGACTCGATGCTCTCGCAGATTGTGCGTGCGTTTAGCTCGCGTTCGCGCCTGCTCATTACCGGTACGCCGCTGCAAAACAACCTGATGGAGCTTTGGAGTCTGCTCAACTTTTTGCTGCCCGACGTCTTTTCGAGTGCGGACGACTTCCAAAGCTGGTTCCAAGGCAAGGGCgaggacggcgaggcgcaggatagcgtcgtgcagcagctgcacaAGGTCCTGCGTCCTTTCCTCTTGCGCCGTGTCAAGTCGGACGTCGAGCACAGCCTCCTGCCCAAGAAGGAGATCAACGTGTTTGTCGGCTTGACCGACATGCAACGCAAGTGGTACAAGTCGCTCCTCGAGAAGGACATTGACGCGGTGAACGGTGCAACGTCCAAGAAGGAGGGCAAGACACGTCTGCTCAACATTGTcatgcagctgcgcaagtgCTGCAACCATCCCTACCTGTtcgacggcgcggagcCCGGTCCTCCGTTCACCACCGACGAGCACCTGGTGGACAATGCAGGAAAGATGATCATTCTCGAcaagctcctgcgcaagatGAAGGAGCGTGGCTCGCGTGTGCTCATTTTTTCACAGATGAGCCGCATGCTCGATATCCTGGAGGACTACTGTCTCTTCCGCGAATACAAATACTGCCGCATTGACGGTAGCTCAATGCACGAGGACCGTATTGCGGCCATCGATGAGTACAACAAGCCGGACAGCGAAAAGTTTGTCTTTTTGCTCACAACGCGCGCCGGTGGTCTCGGCATCAACTtgacgagcgccgacgtcgtcgtgctCTTTGACTCGGACTGGAACCCCCAGGCGGATCTGCAGGCGATGGACCGCGCGCACCGTATCGGTCAGACGAAGCAGGTGTACGTCTTCCGCTTCGTCACCGAGAACGCGATTGAGGAGCGGATTCTtgagcgtgctgcgcagAAGTTGCgtctcgaccagctcgtcATCCAGCAGGGCCGTACGCAGCACCAGTCGAAGGGTGCGAACCAGAAGGACGACCTGGTGGACATGATccagcacggcgccgagcgcatcatCAACTCGAAAGAGTCGATGGAGATCAAGGATGACATCGACGAGATCATCTCGCgtggcgaggagcgcaccgccgagctccagcGCAAGTACCAGCAGTTTACcaacctcgacgagctgacCAACTTCaagagcgaggcgggcggcgcgtacgagTGGGAGGGCGAGCAGTTTGGCAACAAGCGCAAACAAGGCACCGGCATCTGGATCGAGCCGAgcaagcgcgagcgcaagcagaACTACTCGATCGACAGTTACTACCGCGACGCGATGCGCACCACGACCAAGCCCGCAGCGCCCAAGGCCCCCCGTGCGCCGAAGCAGGTCACCACGTCCGAGTGGCAGTTTTACCCCCCGCGCCTGGTCGAGttgcaggagcgcgagacGGCGGCGTACCAGCGGAGCATTGGCTACCAGGCCCCCAAGCCCGAGGTGAaggacggcgacgaggcggcggccgaggcacagcgtgccgccgagcagaagcagatcgacgaggccgagcccttgaccgaggccgagcaggaagAAAAGGAGCAGCTGGCGACGCAAGGCTTCAGCGACTGGAACCGCCGCGACTACCAGCAGTTTGTCAAAGGATGCGAGAAGCACGGCCGCAACGCCTTTTCTGCCATTGCCGAGGAGATTGGGCTCGGTGAAAagaccgaggcggacgTCCGTCAATATGCCAAGGTCTTTTGGGAGCATGTACACGAGCTGAGTGACGGCGACCGTattgtgcagcgcgtcgaagAAGGCGAGACGAAGCGCCAGAAGCTGCAGCACAACGAGCTCCTGCTCAAGCGCAAGATTGACTCGTACAGCCAGCCGCTGCAGCAGATCAAGCTGACCTACAACCAGGCCAAAGGCAAGGCCTACtccgaggaggaggaccgCTTTTTGCTGGTGCGTCTGGCGGACTATGGTCTGAGCGGTGACGATGTCTACGAGCGGATCCGTGCCGATATTCTCTACTACCCCGAGTTCCGGTTCAACTGGTTCATCaagtcgcgcacgccgcaagagattgcgcgccgctgcaaCACCCTCCTGTTGCTGGTCATcaaagaggaggaggagctggaggcgtcgcgcgccgccgccaatGCCGCCAAGTCCAAGACAaagaagcgcagcgcgtccgaGATGAGCACAgggtcgcgcaccgcctccCCGCGCCCGGGAAACGCCC ACCAAAGCACGCGGCATGCGgcggagcaggcgctcgagtcggcggtgcgcgacaaCTAT GCGCAATACATGGTCGCCCTCGCGACCGAACTAGCCAGCGACACGGCAGAGGCATACATCCGCTCTGCTTCGGGTCTTGCGCTGAAGAATGCGcttgtcgcgcgcgaggctAAGCGCGCGCAGGACTTTGCCGAGCGCTGGACGGCGCTTCCCGCAAATGTCCGGGACGACGTCAAGAGCAAGGTGCTCATGACGCTCAGCAGCGCAGAGCCCCGTGCAGGTAcggtcgctgcgcaggtcgtcgcggccgtcgcggcgatcgaGCTCCCGCTCGGCATGTGGAACGACCTCATCGcccagctcctcgcggccgtcggcgacgccaGCAACCCCCGCCTGCGTCAGGCGGCGTTGCAGGCGATCGGTTTTACGTGCGAGGTGGTGAACCCGGCGGTGCTCTCGGCGCAGTCCAACGAGATCCTCACCGCGGTCATCCAGGGCGCCCGCAAGGAAGAGACGGTTCCCGAGGTGCAGTACGCCGCCCTCCAGGCCCTGCTCAACTCGCTCGAGTTCGTGCGGAGCAATTTTGAGCGCGAAGGCGAGCGCAACTATATCATGCAGGTCGTGTGCGAGGCGACGCAGTCGGCGCACGTCCCGGTCAAGGTCGCTGCGTTTGAGAACCTGGTGCGCATCATGCAGCTCTACTACGAAAAGATGCGCTTCTACAtggagcaggcgctctttggcctCACCGTTCTCGGCATGCGCGACCCCGAGCCAAAGGTCGCACTGCAGGCCGTCGAGTTCTGGTCAACGGTGTgcgacgaggagatcgagcttcagctcgaggccgcggaggcgctcgagttCAACGAGGAGCCCGCCCATGTCTCGTACCACTTTGCGAGCGTCGCCCTGCCGGAGATTGCGCCGGTGCTCATGGagctgctcacgcagcaggAGGAAGACGGCGATGAGGACGAGTGGGAcacggccaaggccgcggGTACCTGTCTCGgtctcctcgcgcaggtcgtcgGTGATGCGATTGTCTCGCTCACCGTGCCCTTCATCGAAACCAACATCAAGTCGCCCGAGTGGAaccggcgcgaggcggcgctgatGTGCTTCGGCTCGATCATGGATGGCCCGGAGAGCAAGCTactcgagacgctcgttACCCAGGCCCTCGCTACGGTcatcgagacgctgcgcgacccTAGCACCGCGGTGAAGGACACCGCCGCGTGGACCCTTGGCCGGATCTGCGAGTTTGTCTACGACGCAATCACGCCCGAAGTCCAGCTCGGACCGCTGGtccatgcgctgctcgcctcGCTGCAGGACCAGCCGCGCATTGTGACGCACTGCTGCTGGGCGCTGATgaacctcgccgagcacaagggcatcctcgcgcgcctcgacgagagCGACCCGCCCACGACGAGCATGTCGCCCTACTTTGAAacgatcgccgcgcagcttATCCAGGCGACCGAGCGCGGAAATAACGAGTCGAACAGCCGCACGTCGGCctacgaggcgctcgcgagccTCGTGGCGAACAGCGCCACAGACTGCCTGCAGCAGGTCAGCAACGTCCTGGTGCACgtggtcgagcgccaggaaCAGCTCAACAGCatggtcgcgcagctcgtcggtcTGGACGACCGGAACAACTGGGCAGAGCTGCAGAGCAACCTGTGCAGTGTCATTATTGcctgcgtgcgtcgcctgcAGAACGGCATTGTGCCGATCGGCGACCGCCTCATGACGGGTCTCTTGACGCTGATCCAGAACAGCGCCAAGCAGCccacggtgctcgaggacgcATTCGTTGCGGTCGGTACCGTGATTGTGGCGCTGGAGGGCGAGTTTGAAAAGTACCTCGACGCCTTTTTGCCTTTCCTCGTCGAGGGTCTGCGCAACCACGAAGAGCACCAGCTGTGCACGATCAGCGTCGGTCTGGTCGGCGACCTCTGCCGGAgtctcggcgaggcggcgggcAAGTGCAGCCAGACGCTGGTCTTTGCCCTGTTTGAGGATCTGCAGAGCCCGGTGCTGAACCGGAACGTCAAGCCCCATATCCTGAGCTGCTTTGGCGATATCGCGCtggcgatcggcgcgcagTTCGAGCCCTACCTCCCGACGGCCATGGCAGTGCTGCAGCAAGCGAGCATGGTGCAGAACCCTGCGGACATTACCGACTACGAAATGAGCGAGTACGTGAACGACTTGCGTGAGGGAATTGCAGAGGCCTACGTCGGCATCGTGTCTGGCATGCGGGCAGGCGGCAAGGCCGAGATCCTCCTGCCGTACATGGAGTACACGATCGCTTTTGTGGGCCTGGTCGCCTCGGAAAGCACGGACCGCTCCGAGGCCCTGCTCCGCGCGACGatcggcctgctcggcgacatTGCGACCGCCTTCCCCTCGGGGCCTGTCATGGCCCAGCTTCAACAGCAATGGGTGCAGGAATACATCAAGGTCGGCCGCAGCCGCACCAACGGCTCCGAGACGCGCAAGACCGCCAACTGGGCCCGCGACACGATCAAAAAGTCGCTCGGTTCCAACCTCGGCACCCCCGTGTTGTAG
- a CDS encoding 3-deoxy-7-phosphoheptulonate synthase (COG:E; EggNog:ENOG503NVDJ), with the protein MAAKLEYANDTRVTGYDPLIAPSMLMHEHPVSDKAKETIARGRFDASNVITGKDDRLLVVVGPCSIHDPEQAKEYARRLSEAYDSRWKDGLVVVMRAYFEKPRTTVGWKGLINDPDLNGSFDINRGLRTARKLLIEITETGVPVGCEVLDTISPQYLSDLYSWGAIGARTTESQLHRELVSGLSMPVGFKNSTDGGIGVAIDAIRASSCPHSFMGVTGQGLAAIVKTAGNSDLHIIHRGGNKGTNYDAESIQASKENLKKAMPDRHPSIMVDASHGNSNKDYRNQPKGADSVAQQIEQGQDAITGVMLESNLKEGKQSEPKNGKTKEDLEYGVSITDACISWETTQEVLDRLNAAVLARRANK; encoded by the coding sequence ATGGCAGCGAAACTGGAATACGCTAACGACACGCGCGTCACGGGCTACGACCCGCTGATTGCCCCGTCTATGCTCATGCACGAGCACCCCGTGAGCGACAAGGCGAAGGAGACcatcgctcgcggccgcttTGACGCGAGCAACGTCATCACCGGCAAGGacgaccgcctgctcgtcgtcgtcggcccTTGCTCTATCCACGACCCGGAACAGGCGAAGGAGTACGCCCGCCGCCTGAGCGAGGCTTACGACTCGCGCTGGAAGGACGGCCTGGTGGTCGTGATGCGGGCTTACTTTGAGAagccgcgcacgaccgtCGGCTGGAAAGGCCTTATCAACGACCCGGACCTCAACGGCTCGTTTGACATCAaccgcggcctgcgcaccgcccgCAAGCTGCTCATCGAGATTACCGAGACGGGTGTGCCGGTCGGctgcgaggtgctcgacacTATCTCGCCTCAGTACCTCTCGGACCTCTACTCGTGGGGCGccatcggcgcgcgcaccaCCGAGTCGCAGCTGCACCGTGAGCTCGTCTCCGGTCTCTCGATGCCGGTCGGCTTCAAGAACTCGACCGACGGTGGTATTGGCGTTGCGATTGACGCCATCCGCGCATCTTCGTGCCCGCACTCGTTTATGGGTGTCACCGGCCAGGGCCTCGCTGCGATTGTCAAGACCGCGGGTAACAGCGACCTGCACATTATCCACCGCGGTGGCAACAAGGGTACCAACTACGACGCCGAGAGCATCCAGGCCAGCAAGGAGAACCTGAAGAAGGCGATGCCGGACCGCCACCCGAGCATCATGGTCGACGCCTCGCACGGCAACTCGAACAAGGACTACCGCAACCAGCCCAAGGGTGCCGATTCGGTTGCGCAGCAGATCGAGCAGGGCCAGGACGCGATCACTGGTGTGATGCTCGAGTCGAACCTCAAGGAGGGCAAGCAGAGCGAGCCCAAGAACGGCAAGACCAAGGAGGATCTCGAGTACGGTGTGTCGATTACCGATGCCTGCATCAGCTGGGAGACGACCCAggaggtgctcgaccgGTTGAACGCcgcggtgcttgcgcgccgcgcgaacAAGTAG